In Aminobacterium sp. MB27-C1, a single genomic region encodes these proteins:
- a CDS encoding DEAD/DEAH box helicase: MPKIKAMLKSLKINKHFSQRICHVWQNSPIDAEYGPVPQDLDPKIVSYLQKNSISLYSHQAEGIKRCLAGENVIVTTPTASGKTMIFNLSVLNSMIKNKKSRAMYIYPRKALANDQMKSLLVLERDLAIRINPAIYDGDTPQSQKGTIRTRSRLIMTNPHELHYCLGNHYKWKKEFWENLEYIIIDEAHMYRGIFGSHIALLLRRIKRICNWYGCNPKLILSSATIANAVEFAEKLTQEDSFCLIDKSGAPESLKHFVLYNPFMEGLGYYLSPANETLRLFHLFVTKGLQTLSFVGSRKMAELIAFFSKGSLNKKNFADLADKVIVYKAGYTPG, translated from the coding sequence ATGCCAAAAATTAAAGCTATGCTGAAATCCCTAAAAATAAACAAACATTTCTCCCAAAGGATCTGTCATGTCTGGCAGAACAGTCCTATAGATGCGGAGTATGGGCCCGTTCCTCAGGATCTCGACCCCAAGATAGTATCCTATCTCCAGAAAAACAGCATAAGCCTCTACTCACATCAGGCGGAAGGAATAAAGAGATGCCTGGCTGGCGAAAACGTAATCGTCACCACTCCGACTGCAAGCGGAAAAACCATGATCTTCAACCTTTCAGTTCTAAATAGTATGATCAAGAACAAGAAATCCCGGGCCATGTACATCTATCCGAGAAAAGCCCTTGCTAACGATCAGATGAAGTCTCTCCTTGTCCTGGAGAGGGATCTGGCAATAAGGATCAACCCAGCTATATACGACGGAGATACGCCCCAGTCTCAGAAGGGGACCATAAGAACCAGATCAAGGCTCATAATGACAAACCCGCACGAGCTTCATTATTGTCTGGGAAACCATTATAAATGGAAGAAAGAATTCTGGGAGAACCTTGAATATATAATCATTGACGAAGCCCATATGTACAGGGGGATCTTCGGATCTCACATCGCACTTCTTTTGCGAAGGATAAAGAGGATATGCAACTGGTACGGGTGTAACCCAAAGTTAATTCTGTCCTCGGCTACCATCGCAAACGCCGTCGAATTTGCAGAAAAACTCACGCAGGAAGATTCGTTCTGCCTCATCGATAAGAGTGGAGCTCCAGAATCTTTGAAGCATTTTGTCCTTTACAATCCCTTCATGGAGGGCCTAGGATACTACCTGTCTCCAGCAAATGAAACCCTAAGACTCTTTCATCTATTTGTAACTAAGGGCCTTCAGACTCTTTCTTTTGTTGGCAGCAGAAAAATGGCAGAACTAATTGCCTTCTTTTCCAAAGGTTCTCTAAATAAAAAGAACTTTGCCGATCTTGCAGACAAGGTAATAGTCTATAAGGCAGGCTATACTCCTGGTTAA
- a CDS encoding Zn-binding domain-containing protein → MCDQRRNIDGKTFAMHPETQTPAIFIFDNFDGGLGLTDALFIAFDDIFEKAAYIVNHCNCKEGCPGCIYLPRRKEENMSINKEVKKEFMNFMLKPSVH, encoded by the coding sequence ATGTGTGACCAACGACGAAACATCGATGGAAAGACCTTTGCCATGCACCCTGAGACCCAAACCCCCGCCATTTTCATATTTGACAACTTTGACGGAGGACTTGGCCTTACAGATGCCCTTTTCATTGCTTTCGATGATATCTTTGAGAAAGCAGCTTATATCGTAAATCACTGTAATTGCAAAGAAGGTTGTCCTGGATGTATTTATCTACCGCGTAGGAAGGAAGAGAATATGTCCATCAACAAGGAAGTTAAAAAGGAGTTTATGAATTTTATGTTGAAGCCATCTGTTCATTAG
- a CDS encoding TRAP transporter fused permease subunit, which produces MRKLDGNVAKVLYVYILAMGIFHLYTAVFGSFEAYLQRAIHLTWVLPMTFVLYPISSKKVLNPETRVPWYDWILAAVSATPGLYIMLNYDQIMMRMQGVDELTMIQLVLGTLLIILLLEATRRIVGLPLVIVAVAFTVYTYVCDASFLPAALRGVPTEFERIIEGMFLTDEGIFSSSLGVSATFVMIFLIFGGFLEKSGVGEYFMEFAQAFTGTAAGGPAKIAVVSSALFGSISGSAVANVYGTGSFTIPLMKRIGYQPHFAGAVEAVASAGGQLMPPIMGAGAFVMAALLGVPFNKIIIAAILPSFFYYGAVLLMVHLTAIRDGLKGLPASELPSKKVVIKRLYMMSPIVLLVYMLLAGYTPMYGAIAGIILAWAISLPNPARRMGPKQILAAIHDGSQNIPIICTACASAGLVVGSVALSGIGFKFVGAVLQLARGNSFLALVLIALVSLILGMGLPTTSAYILGAALGVPALAKIGFLPIAAHLFVFYYAIVSNITPPVALAAYAAASIAGSPPNKTGFTASKLGILAFVVPFAFCYDPGLILQGTLTENLLAIISGIGALTGMAFALTGFARAPLPKWYRGLFVLTALAALHSQPIISLVSVGLTFLLFFFSEQKKLKIS; this is translated from the coding sequence ATGAGAAAACTTGACGGTAATGTCGCAAAGGTACTTTATGTCTATATTCTAGCGATGGGAATTTTTCATCTCTACACAGCTGTTTTTGGTTCCTTTGAGGCATATCTACAAAGGGCAATCCACCTAACTTGGGTTTTGCCGATGACCTTTGTCCTTTACCCCATTTCTTCGAAAAAAGTTTTAAATCCAGAAACGAGAGTTCCTTGGTACGATTGGATTCTTGCAGCAGTCTCAGCAACTCCTGGACTCTATATTATGCTTAATTATGATCAAATTATGATGCGTATGCAGGGAGTTGACGAGTTGACAATGATTCAACTTGTACTCGGTACATTGTTGATTATATTGCTTTTAGAAGCAACTCGTCGCATTGTAGGGCTTCCTCTAGTTATCGTAGCTGTGGCTTTTACAGTTTATACATACGTATGCGACGCTAGCTTTCTTCCTGCAGCTCTTCGTGGTGTACCCACAGAATTTGAAAGAATTATTGAAGGAATGTTTCTTACCGATGAAGGAATCTTTTCTTCGTCGTTGGGTGTTTCAGCGACGTTCGTTATGATTTTTCTTATTTTTGGCGGCTTTCTAGAAAAAAGTGGTGTAGGTGAATATTTTATGGAATTTGCACAAGCCTTCACAGGTACTGCCGCTGGGGGACCGGCAAAAATTGCGGTCGTGAGTTCTGCTCTATTTGGATCAATTTCAGGATCTGCAGTAGCAAATGTCTATGGCACAGGATCTTTTACAATTCCTTTAATGAAACGTATTGGATATCAACCTCATTTTGCCGGAGCAGTAGAAGCTGTTGCGAGTGCTGGAGGGCAGCTCATGCCTCCGATTATGGGAGCCGGCGCATTTGTTATGGCTGCTCTTTTAGGGGTTCCATTTAACAAGATAATAATAGCGGCGATTCTCCCATCTTTCTTCTACTACGGGGCTGTGCTTTTGATGGTACACCTTACTGCTATTAGAGATGGACTTAAAGGGCTACCGGCTAGCGAATTGCCTTCAAAAAAAGTCGTTATCAAACGTTTATATATGATGTCACCCATTGTATTGCTTGTCTATATGCTTCTTGCTGGATATACCCCTATGTACGGAGCTATTGCTGGCATTATTCTTGCTTGGGCCATTTCACTTCCTAACCCTGCTCGACGTATGGGGCCAAAACAAATACTTGCGGCCATTCACGATGGATCACAAAATATCCCTATTATCTGTACTGCATGTGCGTCGGCTGGTTTAGTTGTTGGTTCAGTAGCTCTATCTGGTATTGGGTTTAAATTTGTAGGTGCTGTTCTTCAACTTGCCCGTGGTAATTCATTCTTGGCATTGGTCTTGATAGCATTAGTCTCTCTTATTCTTGGTATGGGATTGCCTACTACCAGTGCTTATATTCTTGGGGCTGCATTAGGCGTTCCAGCCCTTGCAAAGATAGGATTCCTTCCTATCGCGGCGCATCTTTTTGTATTTTACTATGCCATCGTGTCTAACATCACTCCTCCTGTAGCATTAGCTGCCTATGCCGCAGCTTCTATTGCGGGATCGCCACCGAATAAAACAGGCTTCACTGCCAGTAAACTTGGCATATTAGCTTTTGTTGTTCCTTTTGCGTTTTGTTATGATCCCGGGTTGATACTTCAGGGGACATTAACAGAAAATTTGTTAGCTATAATTAGTGGAATAGGTGCTCTTACTGGTATGGCCTTTGCCCTGACAGGTTTTGCACGTGCTCCTTTGCCAAAGTGGTACAGAGGGCTTTTTGTGCTCACTGCCTTAGCGGCTCTTCATAGCCAGCCAATCATATCTTTAGTCAGTGTTGGACTGACTTTCTTGCTCTTTTTCTTTTCAGAGCAGAAAAAACTAAAGATATCTTAA
- a CDS encoding TAXI family TRAP transporter solute-binding subunit, with amino-acid sequence MKKFIIFLLTLTCVFTASVVAADTPSQLRFMAGPPGGNWFALGGALAELWSQKTIPTTSITGGAVANIINADKGKGDLGFSNTSMVAVAQKGGMAPFKDAVGNASILANLYTQYTYFIARKDFVEKNDIKSLDDLVARKIPTRFATLKTGTGSEFIVNGIFKSGFGVDYRETLKEWGGSVEYASYSGGADLIADNHLDVFAFSVGKVASIVMQIESQTDIVILGMEQNTLDKIGADYGTVTFTVDPGIYKSVTDTPVKVVGDYTCIVVRSDLDEQVVYDLCKTMYENQDTLAKAVVDMKELNPATAVPTAPIKSHPGAVKYWDEVAAK; translated from the coding sequence TTGAAAAAGTTCATCATTTTTCTTCTTACCTTAACCTGTGTGTTTACAGCATCTGTCGTTGCTGCGGACACCCCATCGCAGCTTCGCTTTATGGCGGGGCCTCCTGGCGGGAACTGGTTTGCGTTAGGTGGAGCTCTTGCAGAACTCTGGTCTCAGAAAACAATCCCCACGACAAGTATTACCGGGGGTGCAGTTGCCAACATTATCAATGCGGACAAAGGGAAGGGAGACTTGGGGTTCTCTAATACTTCAATGGTAGCAGTGGCTCAAAAAGGTGGAATGGCACCTTTCAAAGACGCTGTAGGGAATGCATCGATTCTTGCCAATCTCTATACTCAGTATACTTATTTTATAGCTCGCAAAGATTTTGTTGAAAAGAATGATATTAAGTCTCTTGACGATTTGGTTGCACGTAAAATTCCAACGCGCTTTGCCACTCTTAAGACAGGAACAGGTTCCGAGTTTATCGTTAACGGTATATTTAAGTCTGGTTTTGGAGTCGATTATCGCGAAACTTTGAAAGAATGGGGCGGTTCTGTGGAGTATGCCTCTTACTCTGGCGGAGCAGACCTAATTGCAGATAACCATCTTGACGTTTTTGCCTTCTCTGTCGGTAAAGTTGCTTCAATCGTTATGCAGATTGAAAGCCAGACGGACATCGTTATTCTCGGGATGGAACAGAATACTCTTGATAAAATCGGCGCTGACTATGGTACGGTAACTTTCACCGTTGACCCTGGTATTTATAAGTCAGTGACAGATACTCCTGTTAAAGTTGTCGGTGACTATACATGTATAGTTGTTCGCAGCGATCTTGACGAGCAGGTTGTTTATGACCTTTGTAAAACTATGTATGAAAACCAGGATACTCTTGCAAAAGCTGTAGTTGATATGAAAGAACTGAATCCTGCTACGGCAGTTCCTACTGCTCCTATTAAGAGTCACCCTGGGGCTGTTAAATATTGGGATGAGGTTGCCGCCAAGTAA
- a CDS encoding MarR family winged helix-turn-helix transcriptional regulator: MRQSTISEISRSLIEIAWYFGPRGLNGECCENLTMPEFIALDKVASAPNCPVQDVGYSLGFTKSGATRIVNRLEKKGYVEKVKSHKDARVCCLEITKSGEQVLVSIDLRYMEQFHALVSKMPEHSFVDIVEMLSAMAKALKS, encoded by the coding sequence ATGAGACAATCTACGATTTCGGAGATAAGCAGATCGTTAATAGAAATTGCTTGGTATTTTGGCCCCAGAGGATTGAATGGCGAATGCTGTGAAAACCTTACTATGCCGGAATTCATAGCATTAGATAAAGTTGCCTCCGCACCGAATTGTCCTGTGCAAGATGTCGGTTATTCACTTGGTTTTACGAAAAGTGGCGCAACAAGGATTGTGAATCGGCTCGAAAAAAAAGGATATGTCGAAAAAGTTAAATCACATAAAGATGCAAGAGTCTGCTGTTTAGAAATAACAAAATCTGGAGAACAGGTTTTGGTATCCATCGATTTACGCTACATGGAACAATTTCATGCTCTTGTTTCAAAAATGCCGGAGCATTCCTTTGTCGATATAGTTGAGATGCTTAGTGCAATGGCAAAAGCACTAAAGAGCTAA
- a CDS encoding permease, whose product MNNFVSVIQFFLFVTAELTVLFLGISTVVTIILMYMPQDKLKNWLAHRGIWGNFLGATVGSLTPFCACSTIPMTLGMLSAGAPFGSVMSFIIASPLLNPIIISMVWVLMGTKASLIYFFVTFFGSILFGVFLEKIGGAKYVKKVRIQSKCCCANNESVNIPINFSKKLKASFISAWSDFRAILIYLLIGISIGAVIYGYIPQNFVTKIAGPNNPFAIPIAAIIGVPLYIRAETAIPIGLALSQKGMSMGAVIALIIGGAGMAIPEMIMLAGIFKKRLVSAIVIVIWATAVIGGYVFNSML is encoded by the coding sequence ATGAACAATTTTGTCAGTGTTATTCAATTTTTTTTGTTTGTTACCGCAGAGCTGACGGTGCTATTTCTAGGAATCAGCACAGTTGTTACCATAATATTAATGTATATGCCGCAAGACAAGCTCAAAAACTGGCTCGCTCATCGTGGAATATGGGGTAATTTTCTGGGTGCTACTGTTGGCTCTCTAACTCCTTTTTGTGCTTGCTCAACCATACCAATGACCTTAGGTATGTTGAGCGCTGGGGCACCTTTTGGGTCGGTTATGTCATTTATCATCGCTTCGCCTCTGCTGAATCCAATCATTATAAGCATGGTTTGGGTTCTTATGGGAACGAAAGCTAGCTTAATTTATTTCTTCGTCACTTTTTTCGGATCGATTCTTTTCGGTGTTTTTCTTGAAAAAATAGGGGGGGCAAAATATGTGAAAAAGGTGAGGATCCAATCTAAATGCTGTTGTGCAAATAACGAGTCAGTAAATATTCCAATAAATTTTTCGAAAAAATTAAAGGCGTCATTTATTTCTGCCTGGAGTGATTTCAGAGCCATCCTTATTTACCTTCTTATTGGTATTAGCATCGGCGCAGTAATTTATGGCTACATTCCTCAAAATTTCGTAACAAAGATAGCTGGGCCTAATAATCCGTTTGCAATTCCAATTGCGGCCATTATTGGTGTTCCGCTTTATATACGGGCAGAAACAGCGATCCCGATTGGATTGGCGTTGTCTCAAAAAGGGATGAGTATGGGAGCCGTTATTGCTTTGATCATTGGCGGTGCAGGCATGGCAATACCCGAAATGATCATGCTCGCGGGTATCTTCAAAAAACGTTTAGTCAGCGCAATAGTTATCGTCATATGGGCTACAGCAGTTATAGGCGGATATGTATTTAACTCAATGCTTTAA
- the arsB gene encoding ACR3 family arsenite efflux transporter, producing MSNEISPVNDRHMTSNFEKYLTVWVGLCIVAGILLGKIAPGLAQMLDGMSINVNGAPVVSIPIAICLFFMMYPIMVKIDFASVVKAGKSGKPVFLTLFINWCVKPFTMYAIAMLFLGILLKGLIGAEAVDLVKMPFGLHLPVGAVHGVGTVVLQNGIKMLQIPLWRSYFAGCILLGIAPCTAMVLVWGYLARGNDGLTLVMVAINSLTMLVLYGVLGGFLLGVGKLPVPWQALLLSVAIYVALPLIAGYFSRKWIIRYKGEEWFKEKFLHVLTPVTISALLLTLILLFSFKGETILANPLTILWISIPLFLQTVLIFGLGYGAANILKLKYEDAAPAAMIGASNHFEVAIATAVMLFGLSSGAALATVVGVLIEVPVMLMLVGICKRTSSWFS from the coding sequence ATGAGCAATGAAATTTCTCCTGTAAACGACCGGCATATGACCAGCAACTTTGAAAAATACCTGACTGTCTGGGTCGGGTTATGTATTGTGGCCGGGATTCTTCTCGGCAAAATCGCGCCGGGGCTGGCACAAATGTTGGATGGCATGAGTATCAATGTTAATGGAGCGCCTGTAGTATCCATTCCGATTGCCATTTGCCTGTTTTTCATGATGTATCCGATCATGGTCAAGATTGATTTTGCCAGCGTGGTCAAAGCAGGGAAAAGCGGAAAGCCGGTTTTTCTAACCCTGTTTATCAACTGGTGCGTCAAGCCGTTTACCATGTACGCCATCGCCATGTTATTTCTTGGCATCCTGCTTAAGGGATTGATAGGGGCCGAAGCTGTGGACCTGGTAAAAATGCCGTTTGGTCTTCACCTTCCGGTTGGAGCGGTGCACGGCGTGGGAACCGTAGTCTTGCAGAATGGCATAAAGATGCTTCAAATTCCGCTATGGCGAAGTTATTTTGCCGGATGTATCTTGTTGGGAATCGCCCCTTGTACTGCCATGGTTTTGGTCTGGGGATATCTGGCTCGTGGCAATGATGGTCTCACTCTCGTCATGGTTGCCATTAACTCTTTGACTATGCTGGTTCTCTATGGCGTGTTGGGTGGATTCCTACTAGGTGTCGGTAAGCTGCCGGTGCCGTGGCAGGCTCTACTCCTTTCCGTGGCTATTTACGTGGCATTGCCTCTGATTGCCGGATATTTCTCCCGCAAATGGATCATCAGATACAAAGGTGAAGAGTGGTTCAAAGAAAAATTTCTACATGTTCTAACACCGGTAACCATCAGTGCACTGTTGCTGACTCTAATTCTGCTGTTCAGCTTCAAAGGCGAAACTATTCTAGCCAACCCGCTGACCATTTTGTGGATTTCCATACCGTTGTTTTTACAAACCGTTCTCATTTTTGGACTAGGCTACGGTGCAGCAAATATCCTCAAACTAAAATACGAAGATGCCGCTCCGGCTGCCATGATAGGTGCTTCCAACCATTTTGAAGTGGCCATTGCCACTGCCGTTATGTTATTCGGCCTTTCATCGGGTGCTGCTCTTGCCACAGTAGTTGGTGTACTGATAGAAGTACCGGTGATGCTGATGCTTGTAGGTATCTGTAAGCGAACGTCTAGCTGGTTTTCATAA
- a CDS encoding arsenate reductase ArsC: MSKKLKVLFLCTRNSCRSQMAEGWARHLKDDVIEAYSAGVENGSLNQNAVKVMAEAGVNISGHKPKHIDEFKDVELDVVITVCGNAHETCPFFPGNCKVLHVGFDDPPKMAKELAEQDASEEEQLECYRKVRDEIKRFIETLPEALNK, encoded by the coding sequence ATGAGTAAAAAACTGAAAGTATTATTTCTGTGTACCCGGAATTCCTGCCGCAGCCAGATGGCAGAAGGCTGGGCCCGTCATCTGAAAGATGATGTTATCGAGGCTTATTCAGCCGGGGTCGAAAATGGTAGCCTTAATCAAAACGCTGTAAAAGTGATGGCCGAAGCCGGAGTGAATATTTCGGGGCACAAACCCAAACATATTGACGAATTCAAGGATGTCGAACTAGACGTAGTGATCACTGTATGTGGCAATGCCCACGAGACCTGCCCGTTCTTTCCGGGTAATTGCAAAGTTCTACATGTCGGTTTTGACGATCCTCCAAAGATGGCAAAGGAACTCGCGGAGCAAGACGCATCGGAGGAAGAGCAACTGGAGTGCTATCGTAAAGTGCGTGACGAAATCAAAAGATTTATCGAAACCCTGCCCGAAGCATTGAATAAGTAG
- a CDS encoding ArsR/SmtB family transcription factor, producing the protein MRAKMGKLTAIFKALSDRNRLRIVSALMRCNELCACRLTELIQVTGATASRHMGVLISSGLVDSRKDGRWVYYRLRREQNDLATLIDWVEAQLSNDPDVALDAKTLERITSREPEDLCRKQCDEKCCSE; encoded by the coding sequence ATGAGGGCTAAAATGGGTAAACTGACTGCAATATTTAAAGCACTGTCCGACCGGAATCGGCTACGGATTGTGTCAGCACTCATGAGGTGCAACGAGTTGTGTGCCTGTCGACTGACGGAGTTGATTCAAGTTACAGGTGCGACGGCCTCCCGACACATGGGAGTTCTGATTTCATCAGGGCTAGTGGACAGCCGAAAAGACGGCCGATGGGTTTATTACCGGCTTCGCCGGGAACAAAATGATCTTGCTACGTTGATTGATTGGGTTGAAGCACAATTAAGCAATGACCCGGATGTCGCTCTCGACGCAAAAACACTTGAGAGAATCACTTCGCGAGAGCCAGAGGATCTTTGCAGAAAACAGTGCGACGAGAAATGCTGTTCCGAATAA
- the pgsW gene encoding poly-gamma-glutamate system protein, protein MKKLDVRFHILAFILLFVALQGFFKPGLHNKQIEAAEIMKNSLSVIKEKRLSMNIPIDHVLDPNMTGIIGEEFTPLTTTLGEVEDKRSSANPDFAAMMVTYLNQAGLKKGDIVCIGASGSFPALILATLSAAQALDLHPLVIYSIGASMYGANLPQFTFLDMLKEISKRGILPFSIVAVSMGGHNDLAEGMFFPEAQKEILEIAKRSRLYLISEQKMDESIKRRLSIYKEASKGETIQCFVNIGGASANFGDGDDSVSFPNGLVQDIPSLPNGPRKGLIFYFIDKGIPVIHLLNVKKLAQMNGIPYDPVPFPKIGTSQVFR, encoded by the coding sequence ATGAAAAAACTAGACGTGCGTTTTCATATTCTTGCTTTTATTTTACTTTTTGTTGCCCTTCAAGGGTTTTTTAAGCCAGGATTGCACAATAAACAGATTGAAGCAGCTGAAATTATGAAAAATTCTTTGTCTGTTATCAAAGAAAAGCGTCTTTCAATGAATATTCCTATAGATCATGTTTTAGATCCTAATATGACAGGCATTATAGGGGAAGAATTTACGCCCCTTACAACGACTCTTGGGGAAGTTGAAGATAAGCGCAGCTCTGCTAATCCTGATTTCGCCGCTATGATGGTAACATACTTAAATCAAGCAGGCTTAAAAAAGGGAGATATTGTTTGTATTGGTGCTAGTGGCTCATTCCCCGCACTTATACTCGCAACTCTTTCTGCTGCGCAGGCGCTGGATCTTCATCCATTAGTTATATATTCTATAGGGGCTTCAATGTATGGAGCCAACCTCCCACAGTTCACATTTTTAGATATGTTAAAAGAGATATCGAAACGGGGAATACTTCCTTTTAGTATTGTTGCTGTCTCTATGGGGGGGCATAATGATCTGGCTGAAGGAATGTTCTTCCCTGAAGCTCAAAAAGAAATACTGGAAATAGCTAAGCGATCAAGGCTCTATCTTATTAGTGAGCAAAAAATGGATGAAAGCATAAAGAGGAGACTTTCTATTTATAAAGAGGCTTCGAAAGGGGAAACTATTCAATGTTTTGTAAATATAGGCGGCGCGTCAGCTAATTTTGGAGATGGTGACGATTCGGTATCATTTCCGAATGGACTTGTACAAGATATTCCTTCTCTACCCAATGGGCCGCGTAAGGGGCTTATTTTTTACTTTATAGACAAAGGCATACCTGTAATTCATCTTCTAAATGTAAAGAAATTAGCACAAATGAACGGAATCCCTTATGACCCGGTTCCTTTTCCCAAAATTGGAACGTCGCAAGTCTTTAGGTAA
- a CDS encoding dipeptidase, which translates to MEKRKRLLSVFVAFALVLLVASVSFACTIVAVGNKASIDGTAMITHNDDSTSANFKLWIIPEKDWPAGSVRKIIMNDHGYEPGEVMGEMPQAKHTYRYFKSRYSFMNEMGLAMGESTFGTDNPEVERVMETESDGIIDCWFAQDIALERAKTAREAVRIMGDLVEKYGWAGPGETINITDGDEVWIAEFYGRDVWCAVRMPDDMFFVAANRARLRDIDITDKKNVMHSPNIVSFGVKMKWIKPTEVNVKKFSPAEVYAPYWERLYSTRRVWRAQELVTPSLKQSPSEHNYPLFVKPDKKLSVHDIFKLKGDYYQGTKYDLTKGPAAGPWGNPIRHANKGKGDWERSINMHRTCYIHIGQVHPGMPSRLKGISWFGYGAPDTTYITPLWPIMTKLPKFYEVGSRFEDFRRDSGWWVNSYVQEMATLRYCEAIKEIYDFRDPKLKYQYSETAQVQRDAAKLWNAGKKTQAIQHITDFAYNRAVRWNQDWLKLGDHLLGNYALGYRNFKTTGYPEEWNNFIGYGPLKR; encoded by the coding sequence ATGGAGAAAAGAAAAAGATTACTATCGGTTTTTGTAGCTTTTGCTCTCGTTCTTCTCGTGGCATCTGTTTCCTTCGCGTGTACCATTGTTGCTGTAGGTAATAAGGCATCTATTGATGGAACGGCAATGATCACTCACAACGATGACTCGACAAGTGCCAACTTCAAACTTTGGATTATTCCTGAAAAAGACTGGCCCGCAGGATCTGTTCGTAAAATAATTATGAACGATCATGGATATGAGCCAGGTGAAGTTATGGGGGAAATGCCACAGGCTAAACATACTTATCGTTATTTCAAATCTCGTTATTCTTTCATGAACGAAATGGGTTTAGCTATGGGAGAATCAACATTTGGAACAGATAACCCAGAAGTTGAAAGAGTTATGGAGACTGAAAGCGACGGAATAATCGACTGCTGGTTTGCTCAGGATATTGCTCTTGAACGAGCTAAAACAGCGCGAGAAGCTGTCAGAATTATGGGCGACCTTGTTGAAAAATATGGATGGGCTGGCCCTGGTGAAACGATTAATATAACTGATGGCGATGAGGTATGGATTGCAGAATTTTACGGACGCGATGTTTGGTGCGCAGTTCGTATGCCAGATGATATGTTCTTTGTTGCTGCTAACCGTGCTCGTCTTCGTGACATAGACATTACCGATAAGAAAAATGTCATGCACTCCCCCAATATCGTATCTTTTGGCGTAAAGATGAAATGGATTAAGCCTACGGAAGTCAATGTAAAAAAATTCAGCCCAGCTGAAGTATATGCTCCTTATTGGGAACGACTCTACTCCACACGAAGAGTATGGAGAGCCCAGGAACTTGTAACTCCTTCTCTGAAACAGAGTCCAAGCGAGCACAATTACCCTCTCTTTGTAAAACCCGACAAGAAGCTCTCTGTTCACGATATCTTTAAACTTAAGGGCGACTATTATCAGGGAACAAAATATGATCTTACAAAAGGGCCGGCAGCTGGTCCCTGGGGGAACCCTATTCGCCATGCTAATAAGGGAAAAGGTGATTGGGAACGATCAATTAACATGCATAGAACGTGCTACATCCATATAGGACAGGTTCATCCTGGAATGCCAAGTAGATTAAAGGGCATTAGCTGGTTTGGATACGGTGCTCCTGATACGACGTACATTACCCCACTTTGGCCCATTATGACAAAACTCCCCAAATTTTATGAAGTAGGTTCTAGATTTGAGGATTTCCGAAGAGATTCTGGCTGGTGGGTTAATTCCTACGTTCAGGAAATGGCAACACTTCGTTATTGCGAAGCAATTAAAGAAATTTATGATTTCCGTGATCCTAAACTTAAGTATCAATATAGTGAAACTGCACAAGTTCAAAGAGATGCGGCAAAACTTTGGAATGCTGGCAAAAAGACACAAGCAATACAGCATATAACAGATTTTGCTTATAATAGGGCTGTTCGCTGGAACCAGGATTGGCTTAAACTTGGTGATCATTTACTTGGAAACTATGCCCTTGGATATCGTAACTTTAAAACAACTGGATATCCTGAAGAATGGAACAACTTCATTGGGTATGGTCCTCTTAAGAGATAG